AGGGACGTCCCGTACGATACATCACACGACGAGCCTACGACGTCGACTCCCTGTTTGATGCATTCCACGGTACGGGCGTAGACCTGCTCGGGGGTCCCGTTGGGCATAAGGTCGATGACGTCCAGGCTTCCCAGGATGGACATCCTGTTCCCCAGCGCCTTGCGCACGCACCAGACGGGCACATTGTCGAAGGAGAAGCAATCGAAGTTGCTTTCTCTGATGTAGGGCAGCAGGGCCCGGGTGTTTCCGCAGATGTGCATGATCTGAGGGCAGCTGATCTCCGCGGCCATCCTCTTATGGTAGGGAAGGACGAACTCCTTGTAGGTCTCTCCCGAGATCAGATCTCCTGATGACGAGGGGTCGGCAGGGAACAAGATATGCGCGCCCCAAGCGGTCTGCAACCGTCCATACTCGATGCAGAAGTCCGTGGCCGCCGAGATGAACGCGTGGGCCTTGTCGGGGTCGGTCACGGTCATCATGACCAGGTTCTCCACTCCCGCTATGTGGCCGGCCACGGTGAACGGGGCCGTGAGGACGGGGATGATAGGCAGGTTGCCATCGTACCTCTTGCGCAATATGTCGATAGCACCGAGGACGTGGGGAATCCTTCCCGTCTCCTCCAGGTTGTCAGGCCAGGTTATGTCCTTGGGGTCCGTGTACGCCGGCCCGGTCACGGGGGGACGGTCCGGCTTGTTCCAGTCCAACTTGCACCCCAGTACCTCTGCCTCCAGGGAGATGTCGAACTGGGGCCTTGCAGCCTCGATACCGCAGACCTCGAACGGGGCGGCGGCCAGATCAGCCATCATCTTGGCGTCGAAGTGGGCCTTGGGCCAGGATGCGTTCGCATACTTCATAAGTTCGACTGTCGTCTGCGCAAGGGGATTGGCGGGTGGAACATAATCCACTCGTCCCCCCAGAACTGCAGCGAGTGCTCTACGGGTCGGTGTCATTTCACTAGCCATTTACTATCCTCCGATTCGTTTGGGCCTTTGCACGCGTCTTCCGCAATCGAGGTGCTTGGCCGATTGGTAAATGCAGTCTTCTATTATTAATTAAAACCGTGAGCCGTTTTGACACGCCTACAGCAGACTACCAGCTTTATGGTCTAAGTTCCAATGACGCCAGTCTACGGGCCACAGAGATGCAACGATTTTCGAACCAACGCCCACCTGAAAGACCTTAGAAAAAGGAAGCTCTCCTTCCCAATACCCCGCTGCCTCTTACCGCATCGTTCGAGTGGGAAAGGAAAATGGACGTCACAGCACGTGACGGTCGGCCAACCTCTGCTTGTGCTCCAGGGCTGCCTTCACCAGACCGACATGGAGCGGCGAGGGATCGTTCGGACGGGATTTGAACTCCGGGTGGAACTGCGAGGCCACGAAAAAGGGATGACCTTCCAGCTCCCCGATCTCCATCTTGACCCCGTCCTCGGAGCGTCCGGTGAACTTCCAACCCGCCGCCTCCAGCCTTTCGATGAAGTCGGGGTTCACCTCGTAGCGGTGGCGGTGCCTCTCCATGATCTCCGTCATCCCGTATAGCTTGGCAGCGCGGGAGCCCGATTGGACCAGGACCTTCTGCGCACCCAGCCTCATCGATCCGCCCATGTTGGTGACCCCCCTCTGCTCCGGCAGCAGGTCCACCACCGGGTGCTCCGTCTTCGGGTCCAGCTCGGTGGTGTGCGCGCCCTTCATTCCCAGGACGTTACGGGCGATCTCTATTGTGGCGATCTGGAAGCCAAGACACACGCCCAAGTAGGGCACCCTCTGCTCCCTGGCGTACTTGGCGGTCATTATCTTGCCATCGATGCCCCTGCTTCCGAAACCGCCGGGGATCAGGATCCCGTCGCAGCAGCACAGCTCCTTGGTTATGCCGTCCTTCTCCACCTTCTCGGAATCGAAGAAACAGCACTCGATCTTTGCCCCCAGCTCCGCTCCCGCATGGTGGAAGGCCTCCAGGTGCGAGAGGTAGCTGTCGGCGAGGTGCGTGTACTTGCCGACGATGGCGATCCGCACGGTACTCGAGGGGTAAAGGATGCGGTCAAGGAACTCCCTCCACTGGCTCAGGTCCTTCTTCGGTCGGTCTATGCCCAGTCTCCGCAGTATAAAGTCGGTGAGGCCCTGCTCCTCCAGCACTATGGGAATCTCGTAGATGGACTTGGCATCCGCTGCGGAGACCACTGCCTCCAAGGGCACATCGCAGAACAGGGAGATCTTGCGTTTAATGGAATATTCCAAGGGCTCTGTGGCCCTGGCCACGATCACGTCCGGCTGGATACCGATGGAGCGCAGCTCCTTGACGGAGTGCTGCGTGGGCTTGGTCTTTTGCTCGCCTACGGTCCCCAGCATGGGAACCAAGGTAGTGTGGACGAACAGACAGTTCTGCCCTCTCCCCATCTCGGTGTTCATCTGGCGAACCGCCTCCAGGAAGGGCATGCTCTCGATGTCACCTACCGTACCCCCAAGCTCCACGATGCACACGTCCGCGCCGGAGGCCTCTGCCACCTTCTTGATTCTGTGCTTTATCTCGTTGGTGATGTGAGGGATTATCTGCACGGTCTTGCCCAAGTAGTCTCCCGCCCTCTCCTTCTCTATGACCGAGCGGTAGACCTTGCCCGTGGTGATGTTGTGCTCGCTCCCCAGGCTGATGTCCAGGAACCTCTCGTAATTGCCTAGGTCCAGGTCCACCTCCCCGCCGTCATCGAGGACGAAGACCTCCCCGTGCTCGAACGGGTTCATGGTCCCAGCGTCGATGTTCAAGTAAGGATCGATCTTTATTCCTGTGACGTCAAGACCCCTTGCTTTCAAAAGGCGACCGATAGAGGAGGCGGTGATACCCTTCCCCAGACCAGATATGACCCCACCAGTGACGAAAATATATTTCATCGTCTCCATGGGATTGGTCAATAAAGATTGGGCGTATTTAGCACTTCCGAAAGGGGAGGCCAGGGGCCGGCACTTACCGAGAATGAGGAACGCTCCACGCCCGGCCCTGCCCGGTTCTTTGGACTACGTACATCTATCAATAGATATTATAACATACTAATCGTTTAGTTTGTTTAATGCCCCGAGGAGTGGATACGGAGAGGACAAGGATGAACATCATCCTCTCGGCTATGGACGAGTTCGGAAGAAGCGGTTATCAGGGAGCGTCCATGGATGAGATCTCCAGAAAGGCCGGCATCACCAAGGGTGCCTTGTACTGGCACTTCGAGGGCAAGCTTGACCTGTACCTTGCGGTGTTCGATCATGCCATGGAGGAGTACTCGCGATCTCTGGAGAAGGCAATGGCCTCGTCCTCTGAACCGCGAACGGTCCTGGAGGACCTGGCAACCTGCATTTTTTCCATCTATGCAGAGGATACCGCAGTATCAAGATTCTACTCCTCGATGATGATGGACTCGAAGTTGATGGGCGAGGCGGACATAGCCAGCAAAACCGAGCAGATATACAGCGAATACAGGAAGGCCATCACCGATATCATCGAAAATTGGGACGTGGCTAAGAAGTTCAACGGAGCTAAGCTACGGGCTGCGTCAATATCTTACATCGCCCTCATCGAAGGAACGGCCCTTCAATGGATGCTCGACAAGGATAGCTTTGAGCTCGAGCGGGAGGGGCCGCAGGGGGTGGAGCTTTTGCTCGACGGGATCGAAATGGCCATTAGGGGGTGAGGTCACGGTAAAGAAGGTCCTTATCATCGGTGCCGGGCTTGCCGGAGTGTCTGCTGGCTGTTATGCTCAGATGAACGGTTACAGCAGCGAGGTGTTCGAGATGCACGATGTCGCCGGCGGGGTCGTCGCCACTTGGCGCAGGAACGGGTACCTGGTGGATGGAGGGATCCATTTTCTCATGGGCCATAGGTCCGGGACACCGATAAACGCCATTTACAAGGAGCTGGGCATCGATCAAACCGACCTCTATCCGACCATGACGACATTCATTCGGTTCACCGATGAGCCGACAGGATTATCGATCGACATCTCCAACGATCTCGAGGCTGCAAAGCAGGCCCTGATGGCCAGGTTCTCCGATGACCGAAGAACGATAGAGGAGATTTTCCGCGGGGCCCAGAAGATTAGGCGGTCTGGCGGGCTGTACGAGATGGGTCTGGAGAAAGCTCCCGAGCTCATGAGCCTGGGCGATAGGCTGGGCTCTACGTGGAAGGCCCGCAAGATGGTCAAGTTCATGATGGGCAGGTACGCTCGACCCATGACCGAGGTGGTACGGGAGGTCAAGGACGCGGCGCTGAAGCGCTTGATCCTGAATCTCTTTTCTCCCCAGGCCCCTGAGTGGCTGGTCATGTCTGTGTTGGCCATGGTGGAGGACGGTCAGATAGGCCTCATCAGCGATGGCTGCACCGGTTTCATGAGGCCAATGGTCGAGCGTTATCAGGCTCTCGGAGGTGTCTTCCACTTCAGGTCCAGGGTGGTGAAGATAGTGGTCGATGGAGGAAAGGCCGTCGGTGTCAGGCTGGAGGATGGAAGCGAGCATAAAGGGGATATCGTCATCTCCGCGGCAGACGGCCGGAGCACCATATATGGGATGCTGGAAGGCCGGTACGCGGATGAAAGGATCGAGGAGCGTTATCGTGCCTGGAATCCCGGAGCCTCCCTGGTCACGGTAAGCCTGGGCCTTGACCGGACCTTTCAAGGTGAGCCGCCCCTACAGGTCCTCGCGCTCGGGGAGCCCCTGACCTCCTATGGGAGCCCCATCGGAATAGCATCCCTCAGGATACTCAACTATGGAACGGTGTTCGCCCCGCCCGGTAAGACCCTTGTCCAGGTGCTTTTCGAAGGGGACTGGGAGTATTGGTGCGAGATGAGTAAGGACCGGAAGGCCTACGATGCATCCAAGGCCAGTCTCGCATGGGATGCGCTCAGGATAGTGGAATCACAATATCCAGGCGTATCCGGATCGGCGGAGGTTGTCGATGTATCTACCCCTTACACTTACTGGCGCTATACAGGGAACGACCATGGCTCGATCATGGGCTGGAGTCCCCCCACCGATCAGATGCTGAAGACCATGCCGCGGACCCTCCCTGGCCTGGATAATTTCTACATGGTCGGGCAGTGGTCGATGCCTGGGGGCAGCGTCCCCACTTGCATAGCCTCTGGGCGCCAGGCGGTCCAGGTTCTGTGTCGGAAGGACAAGAAAGTATTCTCACTACGGGGTGCGGTCAACCCTCCCGAATGAGATGCCCCCATCCTCCGGCGATGTCGCATGGTCATTGATACTGCGGCGCTCAGCCCACCAGGCGATGGTCATGCAGACCATGGTGTAGACGATCAAGGCCGCCACCTGCACCCAGCAGACATCCCACCCGAAACCGTTCAACATCGACAGGCGCACTCCGTCGATCGAATAGGTCAGAGGGAACAGGTACGAGATCGGCAGCAGATAGTCCGGAATGGAAGTGATGGGAAGGATGATCCCACCCAGAAGGATCGCAGGATACAGGACCAGAGGTAAAACGACAACCGTGGCCTCTCGGCGTCTTCTGGTGATGGAGGCCAGCAGTTGACCTAGGGCTGCGCTACCCATCGCCAGCAACGCCAATAGCATTACGGTGACCGATAGGTCCCCGGCCATGGTGATCCCGAACCCCCCCAATACCAACAAGATCGTGGTGGCCAGAACAATGCCTACGCAGAACGCGGAGAGGCATTGCGCGAGCATTCTCTCTCCAATACTGAAACGCTCTGTACCATGATCGACAATGTTCATAATGGACATGAGGCCGGGCATCAGAGTGAGGATGAATATGAGCAGACCGGCGATGGCTGGTGCCATGAAGTCGCGCATATCAATGCCCGCACCGTACACTACGTTGTTCACAACCTTCACGGGCGAGGACATCTCATATGTGGTAGCCAGAACCGCCTGTACGCCTCTCTGCACCTCCGCTTGGACTGCAGCTGACGCGATGGGGTTGGAACTGTCGGAATAGATGATTAAGCTTGACGGCGCGATCGTCGTGCCGCCCATGGTAGCGACGATCCATGTTTGGATGTCCGTGGTGAAGTTTGGTCCGAAAACAATTACCGCCTCTACCTTTCCTGCCTCCAGATCCTCGAGCGAACGTATCAAAGGCTCAGTGGTGGATGGACCATAGCTGTTCACGATGTGGACGGTCGTACCTGAGGACAAAATTGCGATGACGGAAGCCGCGGAGGAGTTTTCCACCGTTCCGTCCATATTAACCAGGTCGACCGATATGTTCTGCGTCGGTCCTTTCTCGAACGTCAGCCCAAAAAGGACGATGACGATCGATGTCACTATCACCAATCCAACAATCCTTTTCGGCCATAGCCCCTTCATACTTTCCTTGAATGCCAGCCATATGTTGATGGACCTCATCATTGAAACCGCCCAAGGGTGTCGACCTCCCTGTTAGGGCGTGACCGACGGACTCCCCGGGGTTCTAGAGGCGGCTGGTTAAATGTACTTGTTGTAACTATTGTAGTTACAATGCAGGGGCGATTGATAGAGGAGTTAGTACGGTTGGGAATGACTGGGTACGAAGCACAGGTCTACGCCGGATTAGTAGGGCTGGGAGAGGCAACAGCCCGACAAGTGCATGAAGCCTGCGGCGTTCCTAGGCCTCGTGTATACGACATTCTTGTCTCTCTGGAATCAAAAGGTTATGTCGAGGTTTGGCAAGGTAAGCCAATGTACTATCGGGCCATT
Above is a window of Methanomassiliicoccus sp. DNA encoding:
- a CDS encoding MtaA/CmuA family methyltransferase; translation: MASEMTPTRRALAAVLGGRVDYVPPANPLAQTTVELMKYANASWPKAHFDAKMMADLAAAPFEVCGIEAARPQFDISLEAEVLGCKLDWNKPDRPPVTGPAYTDPKDITWPDNLEETGRIPHVLGAIDILRKRYDGNLPIIPVLTAPFTVAGHIAGVENLVMMTVTDPDKAHAFISAATDFCIEYGRLQTAWGAHILFPADPSSSGDLISGETYKEFVLPYHKRMAAEISCPQIMHICGNTRALLPYIRESNFDCFSFDNVPVWCVRKALGNRMSILGSLDVIDLMPNGTPEQVYARTVECIKQGVDVVGSSCDVSYGTSLDNLKAYVRACKETPIPDYDNIEDMIREVGAGKARRMKAESLGGGH
- the pyrG gene encoding CTP synthase (glutamine hydrolyzing), translated to MKYIFVTGGVISGLGKGITASSIGRLLKARGLDVTGIKIDPYLNIDAGTMNPFEHGEVFVLDDGGEVDLDLGNYERFLDISLGSEHNITTGKVYRSVIEKERAGDYLGKTVQIIPHITNEIKHRIKKVAEASGADVCIVELGGTVGDIESMPFLEAVRQMNTEMGRGQNCLFVHTTLVPMLGTVGEQKTKPTQHSVKELRSIGIQPDVIVARATEPLEYSIKRKISLFCDVPLEAVVSAADAKSIYEIPIVLEEQGLTDFILRRLGIDRPKKDLSQWREFLDRILYPSSTVRIAIVGKYTHLADSYLSHLEAFHHAGAELGAKIECCFFDSEKVEKDGITKELCCCDGILIPGGFGSRGIDGKIMTAKYAREQRVPYLGVCLGFQIATIEIARNVLGMKGAHTTELDPKTEHPVVDLLPEQRGVTNMGGSMRLGAQKVLVQSGSRAAKLYGMTEIMERHRHRYEVNPDFIERLEAAGWKFTGRSEDGVKMEIGELEGHPFFVASQFHPEFKSRPNDPSPLHVGLVKAALEHKQRLADRHVL
- a CDS encoding TetR/AcrR family transcriptional regulator; this encodes MNIILSAMDEFGRSGYQGASMDEISRKAGITKGALYWHFEGKLDLYLAVFDHAMEEYSRSLEKAMASSSEPRTVLEDLATCIFSIYAEDTAVSRFYSSMMMDSKLMGEADIASKTEQIYSEYRKAITDIIENWDVAKKFNGAKLRAASISYIALIEGTALQWMLDKDSFELEREGPQGVELLLDGIEMAIRG
- a CDS encoding NAD(P)/FAD-dependent oxidoreductase; this encodes MSSSGRGRRGWSFCSTGSKWPLGGEVTVKKVLIIGAGLAGVSAGCYAQMNGYSSEVFEMHDVAGGVVATWRRNGYLVDGGIHFLMGHRSGTPINAIYKELGIDQTDLYPTMTTFIRFTDEPTGLSIDISNDLEAAKQALMARFSDDRRTIEEIFRGAQKIRRSGGLYEMGLEKAPELMSLGDRLGSTWKARKMVKFMMGRYARPMTEVVREVKDAALKRLILNLFSPQAPEWLVMSVLAMVEDGQIGLISDGCTGFMRPMVERYQALGGVFHFRSRVVKIVVDGGKAVGVRLEDGSEHKGDIVISAADGRSTIYGMLEGRYADERIEERYRAWNPGASLVTVSLGLDRTFQGEPPLQVLALGEPLTSYGSPIGIASLRILNYGTVFAPPGKTLVQVLFEGDWEYWCEMSKDRKAYDASKASLAWDALRIVESQYPGVSGSAEVVDVSTPYTYWRYTGNDHGSIMGWSPPTDQMLKTMPRTLPGLDNFYMVGQWSMPGGSVPTCIASGRQAVQVLCRKDKKVFSLRGAVNPPE
- a CDS encoding ABC transporter permease; this translates as MMRSINIWLAFKESMKGLWPKRIVGLVIVTSIVIVLFGLTFEKGPTQNISVDLVNMDGTVENSSAASVIAILSSGTTVHIVNSYGPSTTEPLIRSLEDLEAGKVEAVIVFGPNFTTDIQTWIVATMGGTTIAPSSLIIYSDSSNPIASAAVQAEVQRGVQAVLATTYEMSSPVKVVNNVVYGAGIDMRDFMAPAIAGLLIFILTLMPGLMSIMNIVDHGTERFSIGERMLAQCLSAFCVGIVLATTILLVLGGFGITMAGDLSVTVMLLALLAMGSAALGQLLASITRRRREATVVVLPLVLYPAILLGGIILPITSIPDYLLPISYLFPLTYSIDGVRLSMLNGFGWDVCWVQVAALIVYTMVCMTIAWWAERRSINDHATSPEDGGISFGRVDRTP